Within Deltaproteobacteria bacterium, the genomic segment GTAGTTTTCGGCGGCCCAGCCCTTGGTTCCGTAAGTCCAGTCCGCCCCGACCAGGTGAAGGATCTTCCACAGAGGCACCATTTCATCCGGCTCGGTGACCGGCTCCCTGGAGTTCTGGTTCAAAAAGAACTCGGCCCCCTCTTTGTTCACCGGTGCCTGCATCTCCGCGAACTCCGGCTGCGCCTCCTGATATTCCTCCAGCACATCCTCGACCACGAACTGGAAGTCCTCTTCGGTGGCGCCCATGGCGCTGCAGGTGTCATTGCGCAGGGCCATGTCGCAGGAGCCCAGGATGCCTTTGGGCCTTTCGTCCCTGGGAACCAGCGAACGGGCGTTGAACACGAGCTGGGGAATGTCGATTTTCATGGGGCAGACGTAGATACAGCGCTGGCACATGCTGCACCACCAGATCCAGTCTGTGTTCTTGATCTCTTCATCCATACCGAGCGCCGCCATCCGCAGGAATTTTCTGGGATCCATGCCGCCGAGGCCGGTGGCCGGACATCCCGACGAGCAGGCGCCGCAGGTCAGACAAAGGTTCAGGTTGCCCCCCTCGGGCAGCAGCTCTTTTACCTTGTCGATAAAAAGGCTCTTTTTCTTGCCGCCTAGTTTAATTGCTTTTTCAGCCATTTTATATCCTCCAATTTAGGCTTTGGACTTTTTTTTCAATGGATTTGGTCCAAGTTTCTTAATATTTTCAGTCATTTCTCTTGCATAGGCCGCAAAGGTGGGGCCTTCGCCGGAAGAGAGATTATACATTCTCACCCGTTCGGCATCAAGGCCGATTTCCTCGAGCAGCATGCGCACGTGCCCGACCCGCTCGCGGGCCCGGAAATTGCCTTCGTTGTAGTGGCAGGTTCCTTCGAGGCAGCCGACAACATAGACGCCGTCCGCTCCTTTCTGAATCGCCCTCAACAGATACATGACATCCACTTTACCGCTACAGGGGACCCTGATGATTTTGACATTCGCAGGGTATTCAAGCCGCATGGAACCTGCCAGGTCCGCAGCAGAGTAGCCTCAGTAGTCACAGCAAAATGCGATTATCGTCGGTTCAAATTCCGCCATTACATTCCTCCTGCCAGCAACGCATCTATTTTACAAGCAATCTGGTCATCTTCGTAGAAACCGAGCTGAATCGTCTGCCGGGGGCAGACGGCTGCGCAGGCCCCGCATCCGTGGCAGATGGCCGCGTCGATTTCGATGGCCTTGGTTTCCGTGTTGAATACAGGCACGTCAAAGGGGCACGTGCGCACGCATGTCAGGCATTTCACGCAGTGTTCCGTGTCCACCTTGGCCGCGATGGCCGAGAGCTTGATCTCCGGCCTGGCCAGGAAGGTGGTGGCGCGGGAAGCGGCGGCCTGGGCCTGGGATATGGTCTCGGAGATCAGTTTGGGACCGTGGGCCGTGCCGCAGAGGAAGATGCCATCCCCGGGCATGTCCACGGGTCTCAGCTTGACGTGGGCCTCGATGAAGTAGCCTTCTGGGTTGGCGTTCAGCTTCATGATTCCGCTGAGCTTTTTGGTGTCGGCCGCACGCATGCCGGCGCTCAGCACCAGCCGGTCCGCACTGATCTCGACCTCGCGCTGCAGCACGTGGTCTCTGGTTTTGACGACGAGGCCGTCGGCGCCGGCTTCCACTTGCGGCGGATTGTCGGCGTCGTAGCGCATGAAGATGACGCCTTTTTCCCTGGCCTCGGTGAGGTAGTCTTCCATCAGGCCGTAGGTGCGCATGTCGCGGTAAAGGATGAACACCTGGGTGTCGGGATTCAGTTTCTTCACCAACAGCGCGTTCTTGACCGCCGCCTGGCAGCAGATGCGCGAACACTCCACCATCTCTTCGTTCCTGGATCCCACGCACTGGATCATGACCACGCTGTCGAGGCCGTCGGCGCCGTCGTCTTCCAGCAATTTGGTGAATTCAACCTGGGTGGTGACGCGATCGCTTTCACCGTAGAGGAACTCCTTGGGCCGGTACTCATTGGCACCGGTGGCCACGATGATGACACCGTGGTCGATGTTGCGGGGTTGGGCGTCGGCGCTCAGGGCGACCGTGGTCTTGAAGTTTCCCTTGTAGCCGCCGAATCCGGAAACGGTCGCTCCCTTGACCACCTCCACCTTGTCGTTGGCCTCCACCTCGGCGATCAATGCTTTGAGATAGGCCTGTACGTCGGCTCCTTCGAGAGTGTGGCGCAGGTTGCGGGCAAAGCCGCCGAGTTGCGCCTCTTTTTCGACGAGCACGACCTCGAAGCCCTGCCGGCCCAGGTTCAGGGCCGCGTTCATGCCGGCAATGCCTCCTCCGATGACCAGGGCCCGCTGATTGACCTGGATGACCTTTTCCTCGAGCGGCTTCAGGGTTCCGGCCCTGGCAACCGCCATGCGCACCAGGTCTTTGGCCTTTTCCGTGGCGGTTTCGGGCATCTTCGAGTGAATCCAGGAATTCTGGTTGCGGATGTTGGCCATCTCGAAGAGATACTTGTTGAGCCCGCATGCCTCGAGGGTTTCCATGAACATGGGTTCATGGGTTTTCGGGCTGCACGAGGCCACCACCACGCGGTTGAGATTCTGCTCCACAATCTTTTCCTTGATCTTTTCCTGGGTGTCCTGGGAGCAGGTGAAGAGGTTGCTGTCGCTGAACACGACGTTGGGCAGCGTAGCGGCATAATCCTGGACCGCAGGCACGTCCACGATGCCGCCGATGTTGATGCCGCAGTTGCAAACGAACACGCCGATGCGCGGGTCCTCCCCGGCAACGTCCTTTTGATCGGGGACTTCGAGGGTGGGAATGTCGGTACCCCTCGCTTCGGACAGGTCGGCCCCTGCCAGGCAGGCTGCGGCGCTTGCCTCGGTCACCGACCCCGGGATGTCCTTGGGGCCCTGGAACACGCCGCAGGTGTAGATCCCCGGCCTGGATGTCTCCACCGGCGCGAATGGCGCGGTTTTGGCAAAGTTGTATTCGTTCAGCTCGATGCCCAGGCGTTTGGCCAGCTTCACCGCCGTATCCGGGATGGTCAGCCCCACCGAGAGCACCACCATGGAGAAGATCTCCTCTTGCAGGGCGCCGGTTTCATCGGCATAGCGCACCCGCAGGTCGCCGGTCTCGGGCACTTCGTTGATCGTGTGGACACGCGCCTTTTCGAAGCGGATGCCCTCCCTGTCCCGGGCCCTCAAAAAGTATTTTTCATAGTCCTTGCCGAAGGTGCGCATATCCATGTTGAAAATGACCGTTTCCAGGTCTCCGTGGATGTGTTCCTTGGCGATCATGGCTTCCTTGGTGGCGTACATGCAGCAGACGGACGAACAGTAGCCGTTGCCGCAGCGGTTTTTATCGCGTGAGCCGACGCACTGCAGCCAGGCGATGCTTTTGGGCTCTTCGCGGTCGAGCGGCCGCATGACGTGCCCGAAATAGGGGCCGCCCGCCGACAGGATACGCTCGAAGCCTTCGGCGGTGACCACGTTGGGGTACTTCCCGTATCCCAGGTAGTCGAGCTCGGAAGGGTCGAAGCCCTTGGTGCCGGGCGAAAGAATGACGGACCCGACGGTGAGCTCGGTTTCTCGCACCCGGTCGTCGTATTTGACGGCCTCGGCCAGACAGGTTTTTTCGCACAATCCGCAGCCGAGACACGCGTCCATGTCGATGGCGAAAGCCAGGGGAACGGCCTGGGCGTATTCGATGTAGGTCGCCCTGCGGTCGTTCATGCCCTTGTTGATGGTATTGATGGCGGATGCGGGGCAGTGACGCGCGCAGTCGCCGCAGCCCGTGCAGGCATCGGGGTCGATGTAGCGCGGGTTGTTGGTAACGGTGACCTTGAAGTTTCCGGGATCACCGGCGATGCCTTTGACCTCGCTGTTGGTGATCAGGTTGATGTTCATGTGCCGGCCGACCTCGACCAGTTTGGGCGAGATCACTCACATGGTGCAGTCGTTGGTCGGAAAGGTCTTGTCCAGCCGGGCCATGAGCCCGCCGATGGTCGGCCCCTGTTCGACCAGATAGACGTTGTAGTCTGAATTTGCAAGATCCAGTGATGCCTGCATGCCAGCAATACCGGCACCGACGACCATAACTGATCCGCTTTTCTTTGCCATTTTGCCTCCTGATTTGGCATCGCACGGCGATACCAATTTTAAATGCTAAATTATGAATTT encodes:
- a CDS encoding CoB--CoM heterodisulfide reductase iron-sulfur subunit A family protein; translated protein: MAKKSGSVMVVGAGIAGMQASLDLANSDYNVYLVEQGPTIGGLMARLDKTFPTNDCTMUVISPKLVEVGRHMNINLITNSEVKGIAGDPGNFKVTVTNNPRYIDPDACTGCGDCARHCPASAINTINKGMNDRRATYIEYAQAVPLAFAIDMDACLGCGLCEKTCLAEAVKYDDRVRETELTVGSVILSPGTKGFDPSELDYLGYGKYPNVVTAEGFERILSAGGPYFGHVMRPLDREEPKSIAWLQCVGSRDKNRCGNGYCSSVCCMYATKEAMIAKEHIHGDLETVIFNMDMRTFGKDYEKYFLRARDREGIRFEKARVHTINEVPETGDLRVRYADETGALQEEIFSMVVLSVGLTIPDTAVKLAKRLGIELNEYNFAKTAPFAPVETSRPGIYTCGVFQGPKDIPGSVTEASAAACLAGADLSEARGTDIPTLEVPDQKDVAGEDPRIGVFVCNCGINIGGIVDVPAVQDYAATLPNVVFSDSNLFTCSQDTQEKIKEKIVEQNLNRVVVASCSPKTHEPMFMETLEACGLNKYLFEMANIRNQNSWIHSKMPETATEKAKDLVRMAVARAGTLKPLEEKVIQVNQRALVIGGGIAGMNAALNLGRQGFEVVLVEKEAQLGGFARNLRHTLEGADVQAYLKALIAEVEANDKVEVVKGATVSGFGGYKGNFKTTVALSADAQPRNIDHGVIIVATGANEYRPKEFLYGESDRVTTQVEFTKLLEDDGADGLDSVVMIQCVGSRNEEMVECSRICCQAAVKNALLVKKLNPDTQVFILYRDMRTYGLMEDYLTEAREKGVIFMRYDADNPPQVEAGADGLVVKTRDHVLQREVEISADRLVLSAGMRAADTKKLSGIMKLNANPEGYFIEAHVKLRPVDMPGDGIFLCGTAHGPKLISETISQAQAAASRATTFLARPEIKLSAIAAKVDTEHCVKCLTCVRTCPFDVPVFNTETKAIEIDAAICHGCGACAAVCPRQTIQLGFYEDDQIACKIDALLAGGM
- a CDS encoding hydrogenase iron-sulfur subunit; protein product: MAEFEPTIIAFCCDYUGYSAADLAGSMRLEYPANVKIIRVPCSGKVDVMYLLRAIQKGADGVYVVGCLEGTCHYNEGNFRARERVGHVRMLLEEIGLDAERVRMYNLSSGEGPTFAAYAREMTENIKKLGPNPLKKKSKA